A genomic segment from Spinacia oleracea cultivar Varoflay chromosome 3, BTI_SOV_V1, whole genome shotgun sequence encodes:
- the LOC110786054 gene encoding probable pectate lyase 5: MHFLFLFLLAVLSFPLFIHSSPVSDPELTVQQVQGAINATNSNLAAASCQSGNPIDDCWRCDENWDKNRQQLANCAIGFGKNAMGGKKGKIYVVDDPSDDAVNPKRGTLRYGVIQDEPLWIVFATDMVIKLQQELMIRSFKTIDGRGTDVHISEGPCIVLQKVNNVIIHGIHIHDCKRGGNAYVRKSPTGFGWRSISDGDGISIISSRNIWVDHCSLSRCTDGLIDAIRGSTAITISNNYMTDHNKVMLLGHNDNHKQDKNMQVTIAFNHFGEGLVQRMPRCRHGYFHVVNNDYTQWRMYAIGGSAGPTINSQGNRFLAPDSRSNKEVTKRENAAENEWKKWNWTSEGDLFLNGARFVKSGSGSSTPNAKAMSLSAQPASLVASMTKTAGVLKCQKSRSC; encoded by the exons ATGCATTTCTTGTTTCTTTTCTTGTTGGCTGTCCTTTCTTTCCCCCTGTTTATTCACTCATCCCCTGTTTCTGATCCTGAACTAACAGTTCAACAAGTTCAAGG GGCGATTAATGCTACTAATAGCAATTTAGCCGCCGCCTCGTGTCAGTCGGGGAATCCGATCGACGATTGCTGGAGGTGTGACGAGAACTGGGATAAAAACCGGCAGCAGTTGGCAAACTGTGCCATCGGCTTCGGTAAAAATGCTATGGGGGGTAAAAAGGGTAAAATCTACGTGGTAGATGACCCGAGTGACGATGCGGTCAACCCAAAAAGAGGCACATTACGATACGGGGTCATCCAAGACGAACCGTTATGGATAGTTTTCGCTACAGATATGGTGATAAAGCTGCAACAGGAGTTGATGATCAGATCCTTCAAGACCATAGATGGAAGAGGAACTGATGTGCACATTTCCGAGGGACCCTGCATCGTGTTACAGAAGGTCAACAACGTAATCATACACGGGATTCACATACACGACTGTAAGCGTGGAGGGAATGCGTATGTCAGGAAATCCCCGACAGGTTTCGGTTGGAGAAGCATATCAGATGGTGATGGGATTTCCATCATTTCTTCAAGGAATATCTGGGTTGACCATTGCTCTCTCTCTAGATGTACGGATGGGTTGATTGACGCTATCCGCGGGTCTACCGCGATAACCATATCTAACAACTACATGACAGATCATAACAAGGTTATGCTTTTGGGACATAATGATAATCATAAACAAGACAAGAACATGCAAGTTACTATAGCTTTTAATCATTTTGGAGAGGGACTTGTTCAAAGGATGCCTAG ATGTAGACATGGATATTTCCATGTCGTGAATAACGACTACACTCAGTGGCGAATGTATGCCATAGGAGGAAGTGCAGGACCAACTATCAACAGTCAAGGCAACAGATTCCTAGCTCCTGATAGCCGGTCCAACAAAGAG GTCACTAAACGCGAGAATGCAGCAGAAAATGAATGGAAGAAATGGAATTGGACATCAGAAGGTGATTTGTTTCTAAATGGAGCACGATTTGTAAAATCTGGCAGTGGATCATCCACGCCTAACGCCAAGGCTATGAGCTTAAGTGCACAACCAGCTTCACTGGTGGCTTCAATGACAAAGACAGCAGGAGTACTCAAATGCCAGAAAAGCAGAAGCTGTTGA
- the LOC110786117 gene encoding uncharacterized protein isoform X2, translated as MDFSKLEKNVVRIVTKRDSKQTGVENFRSTGTIVYDDGVLMLILTCGHVVKDEFLDTVSVNFEVHLDGVMEKAKVITNIEDAEKEIGVLSCKSIPGRTREILMFGDGNYAIGQDLFMISHLGGYDRKTHAQGRLVSCELRGKDMRGKDKKLHNVEHIIECDVEAGPGCSGAVFVDKECKVVAVFFASTHVPVYNEILEMDFKSLSSTHGVQLAIPIGVVFQVISDVHERRFGGGLIVNQLNMNDALKDIASRVCDSSSSSTIIPYEQPPESSLDHDQSVSEDLIYTLLWCRVPTTNINDEGAKVGEGEELPGHKVMGDDAVTSHSTYGIRLLCPGPYHGIYSIEELVQLSHKHPNPSAIVSVKLVSEARVRVVGAGVVKRHVLIPEHEGGTGASRWTDTQNDGFPWEIGPAQTLVAKYFQGHSVLQTDCQLKTGRVDFCFSIVSLITLGCIMMRKCHKNTRSVGIVTMDPVLWAKFAGEPVHVINFFFMLAEEFKEIMFQLGFRKLDDMEKELVDVFKCPSWVPDVQEHPGFVAYECEVIQCDNGNERMKDFTEVIQSARCMDCGTTKPRDLLIEGGDLSGIHFSMAFLHANTKSLLDSNIQDGQYISANCICTSIRPLATGEPKNEAGFEGQLDKCDASAATKHKVIDYACLSHKRAVVLFLN; from the exons ATGGATTTTAGTAAATTGGAAAAGAATGTAGTTCGTATTGTAACAAAGAGAGATTCTAAACAGACCGGAGTCGAAAATTTTCGTAGCACTGGGACGATTGTATACGACGATGGTGTTTTAATGTTAATTTTAACGTGTGGACACGTGGTAAAGGATGAATTTCTGGATACTGTATCAGTTAATTTTGAGGTGCACTTAGACGGGGTGATGGAAAAAGCAAAGGTGATAACAAACATAGAAGACGCTGAGAAAGAAATTGGTGTCTTGAGCTGCAAATCCATTCCCGGTAGAACTAGAGAAATTTTGATGTTCGGAGATGGAAACTATGCGATAGGTCAAGACTTATTCATGATCAGTCATCTTGGTGGATATGATCGAAAAACACATGCCCAAGGAAGATTAGTGTCTTGTGAGCTGAGGGGTAAAGATATGAGGGGAAAAGATAAGAAGCTGCACAATGTTGAACACATCATCGAATGTGATGTCGAGGCGGGACCAGGTTGCTCCGGGGCCGTTTTTGTTGACAAGGAATGCAAAGTAGTTGCTGTATTTTTCGCTTCGACACACGTTCCCGTGTACAACGAAATACTTGAGATGGATTTTAAATCTCTTTCATCAACACATGGCGTGCAACTCGCTATTCCCATTGGGGTAGTATTTCAGGTAATCTCAGATGTACATGAAAGAAGATTCGGAGGGGGATTAATCGTTAATCAATTGAATATGAATGATGCGTTGAAAGATATTGCAAGTAGAGTATGTGATTCTTCGTCTTCATCCACTATCATTCCGTATGAACAACCACCTGAGTCATCACTTGACCATGATCAAAGTGTTTCGGAAGATTTGATCTATACCTTGTTATGGTGTCGTGTTCCAACAACCAACATCAACGATGAG GGTGCTAAGGTTGGTGAAGGAGAAGAGCTCCCTGGTCATAAGGTAATGGGAGATGATGCTGTAACCAGTCACTCCACATATGGTATTAGGCTTTTATGTCCTGGTCCCTATCATGGCATTTATTCAATTGAGGAGCTTGTGCAACTAAGTCATAAG CACCCCAATCCATCAGCCATAGTCAGTGTTAAACTTGTGTCTGAAGCTCGTGTCAGAGTGGTTGGTGCTGGGGTTGTCAAGAGGCATGTTTTGATTCCTGAACATGAAGGTGGTACTGGAGCTTCTCGATGGACAGACACACAGAATGATGGGTTTCCTTGGGAGATTGGCCCTGCTCAAACTCTGGTTGCTAAGTATTTTCAAGGTCACTCAGTTCTTCAAACAGACTGTCAACTGAAAACAGGAAGGGTAGATTTTTGTTTCAGCATTGTTTCCCTCATCACACTCGGATGCATAATGATGAGAAAGTGCCATAAGAACACCCGTTCTGTGGGCATTGTTACAATGGATCCTGTTCTCTGGGCAAAGTTTGCTGGTGAGCCTGTCCATGTAATCAACTTCTTCTTCATGCTAGCAGAGGAGTTCAAAGAGATTATGTTTCAACTAGGATTCAGGAAGCTTGATGACATG GAAAAGGAGTTAGTAGATGTGTTCAAGTGTCCTTCCTGGGTTCCTGATGTGCAAGAACATCCTGGTTTTGTTGCATATGAGTGTGAAGTGATTCAGTGTGATAATGGGAATGAAAGAATGAAAGACTTTACGGAGGTTATTCAATCTGCTCGGTGCATGGATTGTGGTACTACAAAACCAAG AGATCTTCTTATTGAAGGGGGGGACTTgtccggaattcatttttccatggCATTCTTACATGCAAATACTAAGAGCTTGCTTGACAGTAATATACAAGATGGTCAATATATCTCTGCCAATTGCATTTGTACATCTATTCGACCCTTGGCCACAG GAGAACCCAAGAATGAGGCCGGCTTTGAAGGACAACTGGACAAATGTGATGCTTCAGCAGCCACAAAGCACAAAGTGATTGATTATGCATGCTTGAGTCACAAAAGAGCAGTGGTCCTCTtccttaattag
- the LOC110786117 gene encoding uncharacterized protein isoform X1, translating into MDFSKLEKNVVRIVTKRDSKQTGVENFRSTGTIVYDDGVLMLILTCGHVVKDEFLDTVSVNFEVHLDGVMEKAKVITNIEDAEKEIGVLSCKSIPGRTREILMFGDGNYAIGQDLFMISHLGGYDRKTHAQGRLVSCELRGKDMRGKDKKLHNVEHIIECDVEAGPGCSGAVFVDKECKVVAVFFASTHVPVYNEILEMDFKSLSSTHGVQLAIPIGVVFQVISDVHERRFGGGLIVNQLNMNDALKDIASRVCDSSSSSTIIPYEQPPESSLDHDQSVSEDLIYTLLWCRVPTTNINDEGAKVGEGEELPGHKVMGDDAVTSHSTYGIRLLCPGPYHGIYSIEELVQLSHKHPNPSAIVSVKLVSEARVRVVGAGVVKRHVLIPEHEGGTGASRWTDTQNDGFPWEIGPAQTLVAKYFQGHSVLQTDCQLKTGRVDFCFSIVSLITLGCIMMRKCHKNTRSVGIVTMDPVLWAKFAGEPVHVINFFFMLAEEFKEIMFQLGFRKLDDMVGRSVMLQVNEEMMNRNEKLKNIDLSLLQEKELVDVFKCPSWVPDVQEHPGFVAYECEVIQCDNGNERMKDFTEVIQSARCMDCGTTKPRDLLIEGGDLSGIHFSMAFLHANTKSLLDSNIQDGQYISANCICTSIRPLATGEPKNEAGFEGQLDKCDASAATKHKVIDYACLSHKRAVVLFLN; encoded by the exons ATGGATTTTAGTAAATTGGAAAAGAATGTAGTTCGTATTGTAACAAAGAGAGATTCTAAACAGACCGGAGTCGAAAATTTTCGTAGCACTGGGACGATTGTATACGACGATGGTGTTTTAATGTTAATTTTAACGTGTGGACACGTGGTAAAGGATGAATTTCTGGATACTGTATCAGTTAATTTTGAGGTGCACTTAGACGGGGTGATGGAAAAAGCAAAGGTGATAACAAACATAGAAGACGCTGAGAAAGAAATTGGTGTCTTGAGCTGCAAATCCATTCCCGGTAGAACTAGAGAAATTTTGATGTTCGGAGATGGAAACTATGCGATAGGTCAAGACTTATTCATGATCAGTCATCTTGGTGGATATGATCGAAAAACACATGCCCAAGGAAGATTAGTGTCTTGTGAGCTGAGGGGTAAAGATATGAGGGGAAAAGATAAGAAGCTGCACAATGTTGAACACATCATCGAATGTGATGTCGAGGCGGGACCAGGTTGCTCCGGGGCCGTTTTTGTTGACAAGGAATGCAAAGTAGTTGCTGTATTTTTCGCTTCGACACACGTTCCCGTGTACAACGAAATACTTGAGATGGATTTTAAATCTCTTTCATCAACACATGGCGTGCAACTCGCTATTCCCATTGGGGTAGTATTTCAGGTAATCTCAGATGTACATGAAAGAAGATTCGGAGGGGGATTAATCGTTAATCAATTGAATATGAATGATGCGTTGAAAGATATTGCAAGTAGAGTATGTGATTCTTCGTCTTCATCCACTATCATTCCGTATGAACAACCACCTGAGTCATCACTTGACCATGATCAAAGTGTTTCGGAAGATTTGATCTATACCTTGTTATGGTGTCGTGTTCCAACAACCAACATCAACGATGAG GGTGCTAAGGTTGGTGAAGGAGAAGAGCTCCCTGGTCATAAGGTAATGGGAGATGATGCTGTAACCAGTCACTCCACATATGGTATTAGGCTTTTATGTCCTGGTCCCTATCATGGCATTTATTCAATTGAGGAGCTTGTGCAACTAAGTCATAAG CACCCCAATCCATCAGCCATAGTCAGTGTTAAACTTGTGTCTGAAGCTCGTGTCAGAGTGGTTGGTGCTGGGGTTGTCAAGAGGCATGTTTTGATTCCTGAACATGAAGGTGGTACTGGAGCTTCTCGATGGACAGACACACAGAATGATGGGTTTCCTTGGGAGATTGGCCCTGCTCAAACTCTGGTTGCTAAGTATTTTCAAGGTCACTCAGTTCTTCAAACAGACTGTCAACTGAAAACAGGAAGGGTAGATTTTTGTTTCAGCATTGTTTCCCTCATCACACTCGGATGCATAATGATGAGAAAGTGCCATAAGAACACCCGTTCTGTGGGCATTGTTACAATGGATCCTGTTCTCTGGGCAAAGTTTGCTGGTGAGCCTGTCCATGTAATCAACTTCTTCTTCATGCTAGCAGAGGAGTTCAAAGAGATTATGTTTCAACTAGGATTCAGGAAGCTTGATGACATGGTTGGGCGTTCAGTTATGCTTCAAGTTAATGAAGAAATGATGAACCGCAATGAGAAGCTCAAGAACATTGATCTCTCTCTTTTGCAGGAAAAGGAGTTAGTAGATGTGTTCAAGTGTCCTTCCTGGGTTCCTGATGTGCAAGAACATCCTGGTTTTGTTGCATATGAGTGTGAAGTGATTCAGTGTGATAATGGGAATGAAAGAATGAAAGACTTTACGGAGGTTATTCAATCTGCTCGGTGCATGGATTGTGGTACTACAAAACCAAG AGATCTTCTTATTGAAGGGGGGGACTTgtccggaattcatttttccatggCATTCTTACATGCAAATACTAAGAGCTTGCTTGACAGTAATATACAAGATGGTCAATATATCTCTGCCAATTGCATTTGTACATCTATTCGACCCTTGGCCACAG GAGAACCCAAGAATGAGGCCGGCTTTGAAGGACAACTGGACAAATGTGATGCTTCAGCAGCCACAAAGCACAAAGTGATTGATTATGCATGCTTGAGTCACAAAAGAGCAGTGGTCCTCTtccttaattag
- the LOC110786115 gene encoding uncharacterized protein isoform X1, protein MSTPRDNKRRKTDTQDHDIMPEPGDEGSRGDEHTATARTEVDDKVYVPDEQEAPSDKVPETTISKSTIRVCSSSTTSGDKLVADAGDPLNGGNMSTTCPRVSPSITVANPKPFPKPLPKPCPASTRIQVGDFTVFLVPRVKLDFHFFCGGYNGVSIQMVREIVTAQFSNPWKFKKSIYVPDKDVRVRLLFNQKRIGKLKKLAEGRFFFRPPHLQNTSMLSKLENKLFKKLGTFEVTHDGTPYVVKVFPASFSEDATQMMCATSGMTEDPPAIILNGIPSHWFAEQPDSSKPSKRLLCIFLETFGKVRDLDVVQDENFGKDERNVPSTKKEDSISIVVYCKVIVHYEEYEHCYNALKFLCSHSLQKGSGIADYEVSWKEEDLCPRFLSLQKEDPRMKLVWKDNRDVSADPEKVDFEEFQALKHKMITLEEQLKDVTARLEKFEA, encoded by the exons ATGTCAACACCTCGtgataataaaagaagaaaaacggATACCCAGGATCATGACATCATGCCTGAACCAG GTGACGAAGGTTCTCGCGGAGATGAACATACTGCTACTGCTAGGACAGAGGTTGATGACAAGGTTTATGTCCCTGATGAACAAGAGGCCCCAA GTGATAAAGTTCCAGAGACAACTATAAGCAAGAGCACTATCAGAGTTTGTAGTAGCTCAACTACATCTGGAGATAAACTGGTTGCTGATGCTGGAGACCCCTTGAATGGTG GTAATATGTCCACCACTTGTCCTCGGGTCTCACCCTCTATTACAGTAGCAAACCCCAAACCTTTTCCCAAACCTCTCCCCAAACCATGTCCAGCTTCTACAAGAATACAAGTTGGGGATTTTACTGTTTTTTTGGTTCCCCGTGTCAAACTAGACTTCCATTTTTTTTGTGGAGGTTATAATGGGGTGTCAATTCAAATGGTTCGAGAGATTGTAACAGCACAATTTTCTAACCCATGGAAGTTTAAAAAAAGTATTTATGTTCCCGACAAAGATGTTAGGGTACGTCTTTTGTTTAATCAAAAAAGGATAGGTAAGCTAAAAAAGTTGGCCGAAGGCAGATTTTTTTTTAGACCCCCTCACTTGCAAAACACTAGCATGCTTTCGAAATTAGAGAACAAACTTTTTAAGAAACTTGGTACGTTTGAAGTGACACATGACGGCACTCCCTACGTAGTGAAAGTGTTTCCGGCGTCTTTTTCAGAAGATGCAACACAAATGATGTGTGCTActtcag GTATGACAGAGGATCCACCTGCTATTATACTGAATGGAATTCCATCTCATTGGTTTGCGGAGCAACCTGACTCCTCCAAACCATCAAAAAGGCTTCTTTGCATCTTTCTTGAGACTTTCGGGAAAGTCAG GGATCTTGACGTTGTTCAGGATGAAAATTTTGGTAAGGATGAGAGAAATGTTCCTTCAACAAAAAAAGAGGATTCAATTTCGATTGTTGTGTATTGCAAAGTGATTGTTCATTACGAAGAGTATGAACATTGCTATAATGCGTTGAAGTTCTTGTGCTCGCATTCGTTGCAAAAG GGCTCAGGCATAGCCGACTATGAAGTGTCTTGGAAGGAGGAGGATCTTTGCCCAAGGTTTTTATCTTTACAAAAG GAGGACCCAAGAATGAAGCTTGTTTGGAAGGACAATCGTGATGTTTCTGCAGACCCTGAGAAAGTGGATTTTGAGGAGTTCCAGGCTCTAAAGCACAAAATGATTACGCTTGAGGAGCAGTTGAAGGATGTGACGGCTAGATTGGAGAAGTTTGAGGCATAA
- the LOC110786118 gene encoding probable calcium-binding protein CML18, producing MSSDKEGVKLDDEQIAELREIFRSFDRNNDGKLTQLELGSLLRSLGLKPSEDQVETLIQAADKNSNGMIEFSEFISLVSPDLIPTKCPYSEEQLKQLFKMFDRDGNGLITAAELAHSMAKLGHALTAEELTGMIKEADTDGDGCINYQEFSQAITSAAFDNSWT from the coding sequence ATGAGTAGTGATAAGGAAGGAGTGAAGCTAGACGACGAGCAAATCGCAGAATTGAGGGAGATTTTCCGGTCATTTGATCGAAACAACGATGGAAAATTGACTCAATTAGAGTTAGGATCGTTGTTGCGATCATTAGGGTTAAAACCCAGCGAAGATCAGGTGGAAACCCTAATTCAAGCAGCAGATAAGAACAGCAATGGGATGATTGAATTTTCGGAGTTCATCTCCCTGGTATCCCCTGATTTAATCCCAACAAAATGCCCTTACAGTGAGGAACAGCTTAAGCAGTTGTTTAAGATGTTTgatagggatggcaatgggttgATCACTGCGGCGGAGCTCGCCCATTCAATGGCGAAGCTCGGCCATGCTTTGACCGCCGAGGAGCTCACTGGTATGATCAAGGAGGCTGATACCGACGGCGATGGTTGTATCAACTATCAGGAATTCTCTCAGGCGATCACTTCGGCTGCCTTTGATAATTCTTGGACTTGA
- the LOC110786115 gene encoding uncharacterized protein isoform X2, whose protein sequence is MSTPRDNKRRKTDTQDHDIMPEPGDEGSRGDEHTATARTEVDDKVYVPDEQEAPSDKVPETTISKSTIRVCSSSTTSGDKLVADAGDPLNGNMSTTCPRVSPSITVANPKPFPKPLPKPCPASTRIQVGDFTVFLVPRVKLDFHFFCGGYNGVSIQMVREIVTAQFSNPWKFKKSIYVPDKDVRVRLLFNQKRIGKLKKLAEGRFFFRPPHLQNTSMLSKLENKLFKKLGTFEVTHDGTPYVVKVFPASFSEDATQMMCATSGMTEDPPAIILNGIPSHWFAEQPDSSKPSKRLLCIFLETFGKVRDLDVVQDENFGKDERNVPSTKKEDSISIVVYCKVIVHYEEYEHCYNALKFLCSHSLQKGSGIADYEVSWKEEDLCPRFLSLQKEDPRMKLVWKDNRDVSADPEKVDFEEFQALKHKMITLEEQLKDVTARLEKFEA, encoded by the exons ATGTCAACACCTCGtgataataaaagaagaaaaacggATACCCAGGATCATGACATCATGCCTGAACCAG GTGACGAAGGTTCTCGCGGAGATGAACATACTGCTACTGCTAGGACAGAGGTTGATGACAAGGTTTATGTCCCTGATGAACAAGAGGCCCCAA GTGATAAAGTTCCAGAGACAACTATAAGCAAGAGCACTATCAGAGTTTGTAGTAGCTCAACTACATCTGGAGATAAACTGGTTGCTGATGCTGGAGACCCCTTGAATG GTAATATGTCCACCACTTGTCCTCGGGTCTCACCCTCTATTACAGTAGCAAACCCCAAACCTTTTCCCAAACCTCTCCCCAAACCATGTCCAGCTTCTACAAGAATACAAGTTGGGGATTTTACTGTTTTTTTGGTTCCCCGTGTCAAACTAGACTTCCATTTTTTTTGTGGAGGTTATAATGGGGTGTCAATTCAAATGGTTCGAGAGATTGTAACAGCACAATTTTCTAACCCATGGAAGTTTAAAAAAAGTATTTATGTTCCCGACAAAGATGTTAGGGTACGTCTTTTGTTTAATCAAAAAAGGATAGGTAAGCTAAAAAAGTTGGCCGAAGGCAGATTTTTTTTTAGACCCCCTCACTTGCAAAACACTAGCATGCTTTCGAAATTAGAGAACAAACTTTTTAAGAAACTTGGTACGTTTGAAGTGACACATGACGGCACTCCCTACGTAGTGAAAGTGTTTCCGGCGTCTTTTTCAGAAGATGCAACACAAATGATGTGTGCTActtcag GTATGACAGAGGATCCACCTGCTATTATACTGAATGGAATTCCATCTCATTGGTTTGCGGAGCAACCTGACTCCTCCAAACCATCAAAAAGGCTTCTTTGCATCTTTCTTGAGACTTTCGGGAAAGTCAG GGATCTTGACGTTGTTCAGGATGAAAATTTTGGTAAGGATGAGAGAAATGTTCCTTCAACAAAAAAAGAGGATTCAATTTCGATTGTTGTGTATTGCAAAGTGATTGTTCATTACGAAGAGTATGAACATTGCTATAATGCGTTGAAGTTCTTGTGCTCGCATTCGTTGCAAAAG GGCTCAGGCATAGCCGACTATGAAGTGTCTTGGAAGGAGGAGGATCTTTGCCCAAGGTTTTTATCTTTACAAAAG GAGGACCCAAGAATGAAGCTTGTTTGGAAGGACAATCGTGATGTTTCTGCAGACCCTGAGAAAGTGGATTTTGAGGAGTTCCAGGCTCTAAAGCACAAAATGATTACGCTTGAGGAGCAGTTGAAGGATGTGACGGCTAGATTGGAGAAGTTTGAGGCATAA